In the Victivallis sp. Marseille-Q1083 genome, one interval contains:
- a CDS encoding IS110 family transposase, with product MRKCSTVSFEGQVIFVGIDVHKESWVVNLRHCHRELDKFSMNPSPEMLAKYLKMNYPGAEYRSVYEAGFSGFWAHRRLCELGIENIVINPADVPTSGKERDRKNDAVDSRKLARELENRTLEGIYIPPEDNLELRNLVRRETKLTGNITRVKNRIKGHLNFMGLKFGSWSGSSLKMMYADAAKRYDYALQSMLRELRFLREEKLHVIRDERRCLKRLKRDKVQKHLQSIPGVGFHTAVMLQAELWDLLRFEDKDSLSSYVGFAPRLVGSGEHEAVKSAGNRKKKQLHAILIQSAWRSVSYNLEIRARYGALLHKGASPQRAISIIGKKLLYALRAVWLQERDYMVSASE from the coding sequence ATGAGAAAATGTAGCACGGTATCGTTCGAAGGTCAAGTGATATTTGTCGGAATTGATGTGCACAAGGAAAGTTGGGTGGTGAATTTGCGGCATTGCCACCGTGAACTGGACAAGTTCAGCATGAATCCGAGCCCTGAGATGTTGGCGAAGTATCTGAAGATGAACTATCCGGGCGCCGAGTACCGGAGCGTTTACGAGGCAGGATTCAGCGGATTCTGGGCGCACCGGCGATTGTGTGAGCTCGGGATTGAGAATATCGTAATCAACCCGGCGGACGTGCCGACCAGCGGCAAGGAGCGCGACCGCAAGAACGATGCGGTGGACAGCCGAAAATTGGCGCGGGAACTGGAGAACCGGACATTGGAAGGGATCTATATTCCGCCTGAAGATAATTTGGAATTGAGAAACCTGGTCAGACGTGAAACGAAACTGACCGGCAATATAACCAGGGTCAAAAACCGGATCAAAGGACACCTGAATTTCATGGGGTTGAAGTTTGGAAGTTGGTCTGGAAGTTCTTTGAAAATGATGTATGCGGACGCGGCAAAGCGTTACGATTATGCCTTGCAGAGCATGTTGCGGGAACTGCGTTTTCTCAGAGAAGAGAAACTGCATGTGATCCGCGATGAACGGCGGTGTCTGAAGCGTTTGAAGCGCGACAAAGTACAGAAGCATCTACAGAGTATACCTGGCGTCGGGTTTCATACGGCGGTGATGCTGCAGGCCGAATTGTGGGACTTGCTGCGCTTTGAAGACAAGGATTCGCTGAGCTCGTATGTGGGATTCGCACCGAGGTTGGTCGGCAGCGGCGAACACGAGGCCGTCAAATCCGCCGGGAATCGCAAGAAAAAGCAACTGCATGCCATCCTGATCCAGTCGGCGTGGAGGTCGGTGTCGTACAATCTGGAGATTCGGGCCAGATATGGAGCCTTGCTTCATAAGGGGGCCAGTCCACAACGGGCTATTTCGATCATCGGCAAGAAATTGCTCTATGCGCTTCGGGCCGTGTGGCTCCAGGAACGTGATTACATGGTATCCGCAAGTGAATAA
- a CDS encoding radical SAM protein, which yields MSAILRIPEKYKTICGSVTQENFPPPYHVFKVLEQYFVFDTTACRFYRIDEVTYQLLLLSSSVSLDIAVEQLSKENLFPVDEIYNAAAEIALLAEHGLFEQTNYSLQDDCLDKILDRYFSVGTSEFLLGLTDTCNLACSYCYCNTSRDADMPFEGFMTEEIACRAIKWLFQINTENEVRICFFGGEPFLNKTVLRSAIEYSEQLAKEYDKAVRFSTTSNVTLVDEEFATYLTEHKVKVLVSFDGPQHIHDGQCLTKDGRGSYAMASRGAKHIIQHQEHTTARATMVHPVPNIKELIVFFKEFGFSDCFLGPASNPIFHPTPSDFTDEDYRDFATQNEELIPSMLEDIAAGKALFYDPYRFDRGIDNLVPSIFPVKCGAAKGCLYISPRGDLYPCHHFCGMKNWRLGNINDLPSLNIYKDFWKKYRKAIKNCEKCWAAAICQGPCPADIMMKDGDFYQNGSHCDSQKDTIEHRVYFWAWKSDSQA from the coding sequence ATGTCTGCCATATTGAGGATACCTGAGAAATATAAAACGATTTGTGGGTCTGTTACTCAAGAAAATTTCCCTCCACCTTACCATGTGTTCAAAGTCTTGGAACAATATTTTGTTTTCGATACGACAGCTTGTCGTTTTTACCGTATTGATGAAGTAACATATCAACTTTTGCTTCTTTCTTCTTCTGTTTCGCTGGATATCGCTGTTGAACAATTAAGTAAGGAAAATTTATTTCCTGTTGACGAAATTTATAATGCGGCTGCTGAAATTGCCCTTCTAGCTGAACATGGGTTGTTTGAACAAACAAATTATTCTCTGCAAGATGATTGTTTGGATAAAATATTAGATAGGTATTTTTCCGTAGGTACTTCGGAGTTTCTATTAGGTTTGACAGATACTTGTAATTTAGCATGTTCCTATTGCTATTGCAATACGTCCCGAGATGCAGACATGCCTTTCGAAGGATTCATGACTGAAGAGATCGCCTGTCGTGCGATCAAGTGGCTCTTCCAGATAAATACAGAAAATGAAGTTAGAATTTGTTTTTTTGGAGGAGAACCATTTCTTAATAAAACAGTACTACGTTCCGCGATTGAATACAGCGAACAGTTGGCGAAAGAGTATGATAAAGCAGTCCGATTCAGCACGACAAGTAATGTTACATTGGTCGATGAGGAATTTGCGACGTATTTGACTGAGCATAAGGTAAAAGTACTGGTTAGTTTTGATGGACCACAACACATTCACGATGGCCAATGTCTAACCAAAGATGGGCGTGGATCATATGCAATGGCTTCTAGGGGGGCAAAACATATTATTCAACATCAGGAGCATACAACTGCACGAGCGACAATGGTACACCCGGTCCCTAATATCAAAGAATTGATTGTATTTTTCAAAGAGTTCGGGTTTTCAGATTGTTTCTTAGGTCCAGCTTCTAATCCGATTTTTCACCCCACGCCGAGTGATTTTACCGACGAAGATTATAGAGATTTTGCTACTCAGAATGAAGAGTTGATCCCATCGATGCTGGAAGATATTGCGGCAGGAAAAGCGTTGTTTTATGATCCATACCGTTTTGATAGAGGGATAGATAATTTGGTTCCCAGTATTTTCCCGGTAAAATGTGGAGCGGCAAAAGGATGTTTGTATATTTCTCCGCGGGGAGATCTGTATCCTTGTCATCATTTTTGTGGTATGAAAAACTGGCGTTTGGGGAATATTAACGATTTGCCTAGTCTAAATATATATAAAGATTTTTGGAAAAAGTATCGGAAAGCTATCAAAAATTGTGAGAAATGTTGGGCTGCAGCGATTTGTCAAGGGCCTTGTCCGGCTGATATTATGATGAAGGATGGGGATTTCTATCAAAACGGTAGTCATTGTGATAGTCAAAAAGATACGATAGAACATCGCGTATATTTTTGGGCTTGGAAATCGGACTCTCAAGCGTAG
- a CDS encoding type II secretion system protein GspD yields the protein MKYPVIVSLFSCLTLCQAAEIPGVPRDSNFNNTGGYDSTRVEAQLLVPVKEDTRVVHFIRDNNDPRVVTKTYLLKHVDAYEFRDYLRQMVQAKRVGNTSMQQIYPGNTATMPYTATVSSAELTTPATAQPGYNPELQLGSNTAVECLKYVDGTGLLIISAEEYRFKDHDGGMGFDSLVEFLDKPQMGANYGTQTFFYIPKFVPARNLMPLIENVGMNITDVTEIWQGQDLVAYDPLLNWLVFDVTNYSQYNIAKMLAEYDVPIPQVKLKITVYEIYSENDDKIGLDFQAWKNNQGVDLFSVGGRYRDNWSAVYGGAMGQTGSERTSFYNFNPKWNTRYIDFLTSKGNAKVTYSGELCIRNNTPAALERKTQVFYMDVSQPAPDARTDPDLGVGPYEILSSLVGKDINPNDVPVGKGNQQIVEKFDGFGFSLKIENASVNLDETNFTVALSNSSLIGFESNGKPRISSNSVVTQTVSLPHGKNSFVIGGLKKQETVKSSGGLPWLKDIPYLGYLFSTESTSIKHSELVVVGECEWDAVPDKPEQPAKSKSITKP from the coding sequence ATGAAATATCCAGTTATCGTTTCCCTGTTTTCGTGCCTGACGCTCTGCCAGGCGGCCGAAATTCCCGGCGTGCCGCGGGATTCCAATTTCAACAACACCGGCGGTTACGACAGCACCCGGGTGGAAGCCCAGTTGCTGGTGCCGGTCAAGGAGGACACCAGGGTCGTCCATTTCATCCGCGACAACAACGATCCGCGGGTGGTGACCAAGACCTACCTGCTGAAGCATGTCGATGCTTACGAATTCCGCGATTACCTGCGCCAGATGGTGCAGGCCAAACGGGTCGGCAACACCAGCATGCAGCAGATTTATCCGGGCAATACGGCGACGATGCCGTATACCGCGACGGTCAGCAGCGCCGAACTGACGACGCCGGCGACCGCCCAGCCGGGCTATAATCCGGAACTCCAGCTTGGCAGCAATACGGCGGTGGAATGTTTGAAATACGTCGACGGTACCGGACTGTTGATCATCAGCGCGGAGGAGTACCGGTTCAAGGACCACGACGGCGGCATGGGTTTCGACTCGCTGGTCGAATTTCTCGACAAACCGCAGATGGGCGCCAATTACGGTACGCAGACATTTTTCTACATTCCGAAGTTTGTGCCGGCGCGCAATTTGATGCCGCTGATTGAAAACGTCGGCATGAACATCACCGACGTCACCGAGATCTGGCAGGGCCAGGACCTGGTCGCCTATGATCCGCTGCTGAACTGGCTGGTGTTCGACGTGACGAATTATTCGCAGTACAACATCGCCAAAATGCTCGCCGAATATGACGTGCCGATTCCGCAGGTCAAGCTGAAAATTACCGTTTATGAAATTTACAGCGAGAACGACGACAAGATCGGCCTCGATTTCCAGGCCTGGAAGAACAACCAGGGGGTCGATCTCTTTTCGGTCGGCGGCCGTTACCGCGACAACTGGTCGGCAGTCTATGGCGGAGCGATGGGCCAGACCGGTTCGGAACGGACCAGTTTCTACAACTTCAATCCGAAGTGGAATACCCGTTATATCGACTTCCTGACCAGCAAAGGCAACGCGAAGGTGACCTACTCCGGTGAATTGTGCATCCGCAACAACACCCCGGCGGCGCTGGAACGGAAAACCCAGGTGTTCTATATGGATGTTTCCCAGCCGGCGCCGGATGCCCGGACCGATCCCGATCTGGGGGTGGGGCCGTACGAGATCCTGTCGTCGCTGGTCGGCAAGGACATCAATCCGAACGACGTCCCGGTCGGCAAAGGCAACCAGCAGATCGTCGAAAAATTCGACGGCTTCGGTTTTTCGCTGAAAATTGAAAATGCTTCGGTCAACCTCGACGAAACCAATTTCACCGTCGCGTTGAGCAATTCCAGCCTGATCGGCTTCGAATCGAATGGCAAACCGCGCATTTCCAGCAACAGCGTCGTCACCCAGACGGTCAGTCTGCCGCACGGTAAGAACAGTTTCGTCATCGGCGGCCTGAAAAAACAGGAGACGGTGAAATCGTCCGGCGGTTTGCCGTGGCTGAAAGACATTCCGTACCTCGGTTATCTCTTTTCAACCGAATCGACTTCGATCAAGCATTCGGAATTGGTGGTGGTCGGGGAGTGTGAATGGGATGCCGTCCCGGACAAGCCGGAGCAGCCGGCCAAGAGCAAGTCCATTACCAAACCGTGA
- a CDS encoding transposase: protein MQLSLFCDYRGYANSKYESLFLALEESHTSVAKKKGPGRIGYGDLAYLKAYVYKHAEEIKSIPELLRNLQRNPVICEMIGFQYDSLPDSSRFYTFLSKTKNSEIQAIHHAAVQSLIGGGVVSLDVLIVDSKPVMANTKHNNPKNPSRSLDKEDKIPRNPKATLGYYSYLKQPFGTGKQFSFFWGFRTHVLVSEEGVPLVEIPKPNNISDEQIAHSLLRKLKRVYGQKKGRVFIADSAYDHRQFYDFIKDEIKGQACIPINPRNQQAAKLLGEKGCPICPGGLEMKYSCITKSEGRTRKKFRCPIIAGTRPEKDELPGQCPCNHQRFCTGSRYGCTAYIDVTDDARAQVPRQSAWYKETYTKRTGVERYFSRLGSREVEQTTHFNYRAIRNQMSIAHLTLALTAVAAAFILEQPDKIRCYKSFADAA, encoded by the coding sequence ATGCAACTATCTTTATTCTGCGATTATCGCGGGTACGCCAACTCCAAATACGAGAGCCTGTTTCTTGCGCTGGAAGAATCTCATACTAGTGTCGCTAAGAAGAAAGGTCCTGGTCGTATCGGCTATGGAGATTTGGCTTACCTCAAAGCATACGTTTACAAGCACGCGGAGGAAATCAAAAGCATTCCGGAGCTCTTGCGCAATCTGCAACGGAATCCGGTGATCTGCGAAATGATCGGTTTCCAGTATGATTCGCTGCCGGACTCGTCCCGTTTTTATACATTCCTGAGCAAGACAAAAAACTCCGAAATCCAGGCGATTCATCATGCGGCGGTTCAGTCGCTGATCGGCGGCGGCGTGGTTTCGCTTGACGTCCTGATCGTCGATTCCAAACCGGTCATGGCCAATACCAAGCACAACAATCCCAAAAATCCGAGTCGCTCATTGGATAAAGAGGATAAAATCCCCCGCAATCCCAAAGCGACTCTCGGCTATTATTCTTACTTGAAACAGCCATTCGGCACGGGCAAGCAATTCAGCTTTTTCTGGGGCTTCCGGACGCACGTATTGGTCTCCGAAGAAGGCGTTCCGCTGGTCGAAATCCCCAAGCCGAACAACATCTCCGACGAACAGATTGCGCACTCGCTCTTACGCAAACTCAAACGGGTCTACGGACAGAAGAAAGGCCGAGTTTTTATCGCCGATTCCGCCTATGACCACCGCCAATTCTACGACTTTATCAAGGACGAAATCAAAGGCCAAGCATGCATCCCAATCAATCCGCGCAACCAGCAAGCGGCCAAACTTCTCGGCGAAAAAGGCTGTCCCATCTGTCCCGGCGGACTCGAAATGAAATATTCATGCATCACCAAGAGCGAAGGCCGCACCCGCAAGAAATTCCGCTGTCCGATCATCGCCGGAACGCGACCGGAAAAAGACGAATTACCTGGCCAATGCCCTTGCAATCATCAACGATTCTGTACCGGCAGCCGCTATGGCTGTACCGCTTACATCGACGTTACCGATGATGCACGCGCCCAGGTCCCGCGCCAAAGCGCATGGTACAAAGAGACTTATACCAAACGTACCGGCGTCGAACGCTATTTCTCGCGCCTCGGCTCGCGCGAGGTCGAACAGACCACGCATTTCAATTACCGAGCCATCCGCAACCAGATGAGCATTGCACATCTGACGCTCGCGCTCACCGCCGTCGCCGCCGCATTCATTCTCGAACAGCCGGACAAAATCCGCTGTTACAAATCGTTTGCTGACGCCGCATAG
- a CDS encoding O-antigen ligase has protein sequence MYHFLGNERLQLWFYSPNVCAAFLAMTILLAVGIFLWLPRRHWREFIPAGLLAVFIVGLELLLAKTYSRGGFVALLAGFVAAWLLLRRRATVVFGLTAVAMVLLVSNGVDRVRSMAEVSDGSIANRFRLWRGAAGIIERHWLAGVNAPGELYRAWYLPLSIDEHYRTMINDYLTLGANYGIWAVFLYLACFALPFWLGLRFYGRKGGAPALFAGAFGALVAYFVSASFSTMYEHDELFWFALALLVPSAGWLLFMIRRRRSAEWFDAVVPLGGALLVCLALLVWGWRVNRTLPAELDIVSVNQIEEESYRVWRAVPPQHHGRQIVYLFENGLSSESGEVIWSTVRPFLARNEVITVAQTDGGFGGLAHAEQVLAGALAEHPDWPLVLFGQGAAGKQAIIAAAKNGSPQINGVVVLDAPASWPFEGLSALEFVDRCPGRLLLLYAADDDAATVPEEVDILAAPRLQRGLPVERRRLPEAGLIAEIERFAAAVTAEK, from the coding sequence ATGTATCATTTTTTGGGGAATGAACGGCTGCAGTTGTGGTTTTATTCGCCGAATGTCTGTGCCGCCTTTCTGGCGATGACGATTCTGCTGGCGGTCGGAATTTTTCTCTGGCTGCCGCGGCGGCATTGGCGCGAGTTCATCCCGGCCGGCTTGCTGGCCGTATTCATCGTGGGGTTGGAGCTGCTGCTGGCCAAAACTTATTCCCGCGGCGGTTTCGTCGCGTTGCTGGCCGGTTTCGTTGCCGCCTGGCTGTTGTTGCGGCGGCGGGCGACGGTGGTTTTCGGCTTGACGGCGGTTGCGATGGTCCTGTTGGTGTCGAACGGCGTCGACCGGGTGCGTTCGATGGCGGAAGTGTCGGACGGTTCGATTGCCAACCGCTTCCGGCTCTGGCGCGGCGCCGCCGGCATCATCGAACGGCACTGGCTGGCCGGCGTCAACGCGCCGGGCGAGCTCTATCGCGCCTGGTATCTGCCGTTGTCGATCGATGAACATTACCGGACGATGATCAACGATTATTTGACGCTGGGAGCCAATTACGGCATCTGGGCGGTGTTCCTCTATCTGGCCTGCTTTGCGCTGCCGTTCTGGCTCGGACTTCGCTTCTATGGCCGGAAAGGCGGCGCGCCGGCGCTGTTTGCCGGCGCTTTCGGCGCGCTGGTTGCCTATTTCGTCAGTGCTTCGTTCAGCACGATGTACGAACACGATGAGCTGTTCTGGTTCGCTCTTGCGCTGCTGGTGCCGTCGGCCGGCTGGCTTCTGTTCATGATCCGCCGGCGGCGGTCGGCCGAATGGTTCGATGCGGTCGTTCCGCTGGGAGGTGCGTTGCTGGTGTGTCTGGCGCTGCTGGTCTGGGGCTGGCGGGTGAATCGCACTCTGCCGGCGGAGCTCGACATTGTCTCCGTCAATCAAATCGAGGAGGAATCCTACCGGGTCTGGCGGGCGGTTCCGCCGCAGCACCACGGCCGGCAGATTGTGTATTTGTTCGAAAATGGTTTGTCGTCGGAATCCGGTGAAGTGATCTGGTCGACGGTGCGGCCGTTTCTGGCGCGGAACGAAGTGATCACCGTGGCGCAGACCGACGGCGGCTTCGGCGGGCTGGCGCATGCCGAACAGGTGTTGGCCGGCGCGTTGGCGGAGCATCCGGATTGGCCGCTGGTGTTGTTCGGGCAGGGCGCGGCCGGCAAACAGGCGATCATTGCGGCGGCGAAGAACGGTTCGCCGCAGATCAACGGAGTGGTGGTGCTGGATGCGCCGGCCAGTTGGCCGTTTGAAGGGCTTTCGGCGCTGGAATTCGTCGACCGCTGTCCCGGCCGGCTGCTGCTTTTGTACGCGGCTGACGACGACGCCGCAACGGTACCGGAAGAGGTCGACATCCTGGCCGCTCCGCGGCTTCAACGCGGTTTGCCGGTCGAGCGGCGACGGCTGCCGGAAGCCGGACTTATTGCGGAAATCGAACGGTTTGCGGCAGCGGTGACGGCCGAAAAATAA
- a CDS encoding M48 family metallopeptidase, producing the protein MEYELIRSTRRTIGLSLNRDGRLTVRAPRQLSEAAIGKIIERHRRWIVRKRQELANAAEWQSPFRPEPGCRLPLLDERFEVRLSGTAAAAYRDNVFLVPFSRHGRLAEELVRFYRQKAADYLPERTAMLAERHRVGYARVRISNARRRWGSCSSNGNINLSWRLMLCPARIVDHIILHELAHRTEMNHSVRFRQLIARYDPDYAAAQHWLKQYGPAVGDWLTSTESPSGHAENYHENTGDLKR; encoded by the coding sequence TTGGAATATGAACTGATCCGATCGACGCGGCGGACCATCGGTTTGTCGCTGAATCGGGATGGCCGGCTGACCGTCCGGGCGCCCCGGCAATTGAGCGAAGCGGCAATCGGCAAAATCATCGAACGGCACCGGCGCTGGATCGTCCGCAAACGCCAGGAGCTGGCCAATGCGGCGGAATGGCAGTCCCCTTTCCGGCCGGAGCCGGGCTGCCGGCTGCCGCTGCTGGATGAAAGGTTCGAAGTGCGCTTGTCCGGCACGGCCGCCGCCGCATACCGGGACAATGTTTTCCTCGTGCCGTTTTCCCGGCACGGCCGGCTGGCCGAAGAACTCGTCCGGTTCTACCGGCAAAAGGCGGCCGATTATCTGCCGGAACGCACCGCCATGCTGGCCGAACGGCACCGCGTCGGCTACGCCCGGGTCAGGATCAGCAACGCCCGGCGGCGCTGGGGTTCCTGCTCGTCAAACGGCAATATCAATTTATCCTGGCGGCTGATGCTCTGTCCGGCACGCATCGTCGACCATATTATCCTTCACGAGCTGGCGCACCGGACGGAAATGAACCATTCGGTCCGTTTCCGCCAACTGATCGCCCGATACGACCCGGATTATGCCGCGGCGCAGCACTGGCTGAAACAGTACGGCCCCGCTGTCGGCGACTGGCTGACCTCCACCGAAAGCCCCTCCGGCCACGCTGAAAATTATCATGAAAACACAGGAGATTTGAAACGATGA